From the genome of Candidatus Effluviviaceae Genus V sp., one region includes:
- a CDS encoding DUF3467 domain-containing protein, translated as MPEKQQQKKINIELRPEEAEGIYANFAVITHSPAEFVIDFIRVLPGAQKSRVHARIVMAPQNVKSFVRALEENVKKFEAQHGEIKAAGKDDETRQIGFQ; from the coding sequence ATGCCCGAGAAGCAGCAGCAGAAGAAGATCAACATCGAGCTTCGACCTGAGGAGGCGGAGGGCATCTACGCGAACTTCGCCGTGATCACTCACTCGCCCGCCGAGTTCGTGATCGACTTCATCCGCGTCCTCCCCGGCGCCCAGAAGAGTCGGGTCCACGCGCGGATCGTGATGGCTCCGCAGAACGTCAAGTCGTTCGTGCGGGCCCTCGAGGAGAACGTCAAGAAGTTCGAGGCCCAGCACGGCGAGATCAAGGCCGCGGGCAAGGACGACGAGACACGACAGATCGGCTTCCAGTAG